The following proteins come from a genomic window of Citrobacter europaeus:
- the tsaD gene encoding tRNA (adenosine(37)-N6)-threonylcarbamoyltransferase complex transferase subunit TsaD, translating to MRVLGIETSCDETGIAIYDDEKGLLANQLYSQVKLHADYGGVVPELASRDHVRKTVPLIQAALKEAGLTAKEIDAVAYTAGPGLVGALLVGATVGRSLAFAWGVPAIPVHHMEGHLLAPMLEDNPPAFPFVALLVSGGHTQLISVTGIGQYELLGESIDDAAGEAFDKTAKLLGLDYPGGPMLSKLASQGVEKRFVFPRPMTDRPGLDFSFSGLKTFAANTIRNNENDDQTRADIARAFEDAVVDTLMIKCKRALDQTGFKRLVMAGGVSANRTLRAKLAEMMQKRRGEVFYARPEFCTDNGAMIAYAGMVRFKAGATADLGVTVRPRWPLAELPAA from the coding sequence ATGCGTGTACTGGGTATTGAAACGTCCTGCGATGAAACCGGCATCGCCATTTACGACGATGAAAAAGGTCTTTTAGCCAACCAATTGTATAGTCAGGTGAAATTACACGCTGACTACGGCGGCGTAGTGCCAGAACTGGCCTCGCGCGATCACGTACGTAAAACCGTACCGCTGATCCAGGCCGCGCTGAAAGAAGCGGGACTGACGGCAAAAGAGATTGATGCGGTAGCGTATACCGCAGGTCCTGGTTTGGTTGGCGCGCTGCTGGTTGGCGCAACCGTAGGACGTTCGCTGGCGTTCGCCTGGGGCGTACCGGCAATTCCTGTGCACCATATGGAAGGGCATCTGCTGGCGCCGATGCTGGAAGATAATCCTCCTGCTTTCCCGTTTGTCGCGCTGCTGGTTTCCGGCGGTCACACGCAGTTGATCAGCGTCACCGGTATCGGTCAGTATGAATTACTCGGCGAATCGATTGATGATGCCGCTGGCGAAGCGTTCGACAAAACAGCCAAGCTGCTGGGGCTGGATTATCCTGGCGGCCCAATGCTGTCAAAGCTGGCTTCGCAAGGCGTTGAAAAACGTTTTGTTTTCCCGCGTCCAATGACCGACCGTCCGGGGCTGGATTTCAGCTTCTCCGGTCTGAAAACCTTCGCTGCGAATACCATTCGTAATAACGAAAATGACGATCAGACCCGCGCAGATATCGCCCGTGCGTTTGAAGATGCGGTGGTTGATACGTTGATGATCAAGTGCAAACGCGCGCTGGATCAAACCGGTTTTAAACGTCTGGTGATGGCGGGGGGCGTGAGTGCGAACCGTACGCTGCGCGCAAAACTGGCAGAGATGATGCAAAAACGTCGTGGCGAAGTGTTTTATGCGCGTCCGGAATTTTGCACCGATAACGGGGCGATGATCGCCTACGCGGGCATGGTGCGTTTTAAAGCGGGCGCAACGGCGGATCTTGGCGTGACCGTGCGTCCACGCTGGCCGCTGGCGGAATTACCGGCAGCATAA
- the rpsU gene encoding 30S ribosomal protein S21 → MPVIKVRENEPFDVALRRFKRSCEKAGVLAEVRRREFYEKPTTERKRAKASAVKRHAKKLARENARRTRLY, encoded by the coding sequence ATGCCGGTAATTAAAGTACGTGAAAACGAGCCGTTCGACGTAGCACTGCGTCGCTTCAAGCGTTCATGCGAAAAAGCAGGTGTTCTGGCGGAAGTTCGTCGTCGTGAGTTCTATGAAAAACCGACTACCGAACGTAAGCGCGCTAAAGCTTCTGCTGTGAAACGTCACGCGAAGAAACTGGCTCGCGAAAACGCACGCCGTACTCGTCTGTACTAA
- the dnaG gene encoding DNA primase, with protein MAGRIPRVFINDLLARTDIVDLIDARVKLKKQGKNYHACCPFHNEKTPSFTVNGEKQFYHCFGCGAHGNAVDFLMNYDKLEFVETVEELAAMHNLEVPYEAGSGPSQIERHQRQSLYQLMDGLNTFYQQSLMQPAATPARQYLEKRGLSSDVITRFAIGFAPPGWDNVLKRFGGNAENRKSLVDAGMLVTNDQGRSYDRFRERVMFPIRDKRGRVIGFGGRVLGDALPKYLNSPETDIFHKGRQLYGLYEAQQDNADPQRLLVVEGYMDVVALAQYGINYAVASLGTSTTADHIQLLFRATNNVICCYDGDRAGRDAAWRALETALPYMTDGRQLRFMFLPDGEDPDTLVRKEGKEAFEARMEQALPLSAFLFNSLLPQVDLSTPDGRAQLSTLALPLITQVPGETLRIYLRQELGNKLGILDDSQLERLMPKLAENGASRPVPQLKRTTMRILIGLLVQNPGLAPLVPPLGALDSNKLPGLGLFRELVNTCLAQPGLTTGQLLEHYRGTNDAATLEKLSMWDDIADKDIAEKTFTDSLNHMFDSMLELRQEELIARERTHGLSSEERRELWTLNQELAKK; from the coding sequence ATGGCTGGACGAATTCCTCGCGTTTTTATTAATGACCTGCTGGCAAGAACCGACATCGTCGATCTCATCGACGCACGGGTGAAGCTGAAAAAGCAGGGCAAAAATTATCACGCGTGCTGTCCGTTCCATAACGAAAAAACCCCCTCTTTCACCGTAAACGGTGAAAAACAGTTTTATCACTGCTTTGGGTGTGGCGCGCATGGCAACGCCGTCGACTTTCTCATGAACTACGACAAGCTCGAGTTTGTGGAAACCGTCGAAGAATTGGCCGCAATGCACAACCTTGAAGTGCCCTATGAAGCAGGCAGTGGCCCCAGTCAGATAGAGCGCCATCAACGGCAAAGCCTTTATCAATTGATGGACGGCCTGAACACTTTTTATCAACAGTCTTTGATGCAACCCGCCGCTACCCCCGCGCGCCAGTACCTGGAAAAGCGCGGATTAAGTAGCGACGTTATCACCCGTTTTGCTATTGGTTTTGCGCCCCCCGGCTGGGACAACGTCCTGAAACGGTTTGGCGGCAATGCTGAGAATCGCAAATCGCTGGTCGATGCGGGGATGTTGGTCACCAACGATCAAGGACGCAGTTACGATCGCTTCCGCGAACGGGTGATGTTCCCCATCCGCGACAAACGCGGTCGGGTCATTGGTTTTGGTGGACGCGTGCTGGGCGATGCCCTGCCGAAGTATCTCAACTCCCCGGAAACCGATATTTTCCATAAAGGTCGCCAGCTGTATGGCCTTTATGAAGCCCAGCAGGATAACGCCGATCCGCAGCGCCTGTTAGTGGTAGAAGGCTATATGGATGTGGTGGCGCTGGCGCAATACGGCATTAACTACGCCGTGGCATCCCTTGGGACGTCAACCACCGCAGATCACATCCAGTTGTTGTTCCGCGCGACGAACAACGTAATTTGCTGTTACGACGGCGACCGTGCCGGACGCGATGCAGCATGGCGCGCGCTGGAAACCGCACTGCCCTATATGACAGACGGACGCCAGCTACGCTTTATGTTTTTACCTGACGGCGAAGACCCCGATACGCTGGTGCGTAAAGAAGGGAAAGAGGCCTTTGAAGCCCGGATGGAGCAGGCGTTGCCGCTCTCCGCGTTTTTATTTAATAGCCTGTTGCCACAGGTGGATTTGAGTACCCCGGACGGACGCGCACAGCTCAGCACGCTGGCATTACCGCTGATTACTCAGGTACCAGGCGAAACGTTGCGCATTTATCTGCGACAGGAGTTGGGAAACAAGCTCGGCATTCTGGATGACAGCCAGCTTGAACGTTTAATGCCAAAACTGGCAGAAAATGGAGCTTCCCGTCCTGTTCCACAGCTAAAACGTACGACCATGCGTATACTTATAGGGTTGCTGGTGCAGAATCCGGGCCTCGCCCCGCTGGTTCCACCGTTAGGCGCACTGGATAGCAATAAGCTGCCTGGTCTTGGCTTATTCAGAGAACTGGTCAACACTTGTCTGGCTCAGCCAGGTCTGACTACCGGGCAACTTTTAGAACACTATCGTGGCACAAATGATGCTGCGACCCTTGAAAAACTGTCGATGTGGGACGATATAGCAGATAAAGATATCGCAGAAAAAACCTTCACCGACTCACTCAACCATATGTTTGATTCGATGCTTGAACTGCGCCAGGAAGAGTTGATAGCTCGTGAGCGCACACACGGTTTAAGCAGCGAAGAACGCCGGGAACTCTGGACGCTGAACCAGGAACTGGCCAAGAAATAA
- the rpoD gene encoding RNA polymerase sigma factor RpoD → MEQNPQSQLKLLVQRGKEQGYLTYAEVNDHLPEDIVDSDQIEDIIQMINDMGIQVMEEAPDADDLLLAETSNSTDEDAEEAAAQVLSSVESEIGRTTDPVRMYMREMGTVELLTREGEIDIAKRIEDGINQVQCSVAEYPEAITYLLEQYDRVEAEEARLSDLITGFVDPNAEEDMAPTATHVGSELSQEELDDDEDEDEEEDDDSSDDDNSIDPELAREKFGELRTQYEITRDTIKAKGRSHAAAQEEIQKLSEVFKQFRLVPKQFDYLVNSMRVMMDRVRTQERLIMKLCVEQCKMPKKNFITLFTGNETSETWFNAAIAMNKPWSEKLHDVADDVHRGLQKLQQIEEETGLTIEQVKDINRRMSIGEAKARRAKKEMVEANLRLVISIAKKYTNRGLQFLDLIQEGNIGLMKAVDKFEYRRGYKFSTYATWWIRQAITRSIADQARTIRIPVHMIETINKLNRISRQMLQEMGREPTPEELAERMLMPEDKIRKVLKIAKEPISMETPIGDDEDSHLGDFIEDTTLELPLDSATTESLRAATHDVLAGLTAREAKVLRMRFGIDMNTDHTLEEVGKQFDVTRERIRQIEAKALRKLRHPSRSEVLRSFLDD, encoded by the coding sequence ATGGAGCAAAACCCGCAGTCACAGCTGAAGCTTCTTGTCCAACGTGGTAAGGAGCAAGGCTATCTGACCTATGCCGAGGTCAATGACCATCTGCCGGAAGATATCGTCGATTCAGATCAAATCGAAGACATCATCCAAATGATCAATGACATGGGTATTCAGGTGATGGAAGAAGCACCTGATGCCGATGATCTGCTGCTTGCTGAAACCTCCAACAGCACCGATGAAGACGCGGAAGAAGCGGCTGCCCAGGTTCTGTCCAGCGTTGAGTCCGAAATCGGTCGTACAACTGACCCGGTTCGCATGTACATGCGTGAAATGGGTACCGTTGAACTGTTAACCCGTGAAGGCGAAATCGACATCGCTAAACGCATCGAAGACGGGATTAACCAGGTTCAATGCTCCGTTGCCGAATACCCGGAAGCCATCACCTACCTGCTTGAGCAATACGATCGCGTAGAAGCTGAAGAAGCGCGTCTTTCCGATCTGATCACCGGCTTTGTCGATCCGAACGCGGAAGAAGACATGGCGCCAACGGCGACGCACGTCGGTTCTGAACTCTCTCAGGAAGAGTTGGATGACGATGAAGACGAAGATGAAGAAGAAGACGACGACAGCAGCGATGACGACAACAGCATCGATCCTGAATTAGCGCGTGAAAAATTTGGTGAACTGCGTACTCAGTACGAAATCACTCGCGACACCATCAAAGCGAAAGGCCGCAGTCATGCTGCCGCGCAGGAAGAAATTCAGAAGCTGTCTGAAGTGTTCAAACAGTTCCGCCTGGTGCCGAAGCAGTTCGACTACCTGGTAAACAGCATGCGCGTCATGATGGACCGCGTGCGTACTCAGGAACGTCTGATCATGAAGCTCTGCGTTGAGCAGTGCAAAATGCCGAAGAAAAACTTCATCACTCTGTTCACTGGCAATGAAACCAGCGAAACCTGGTTCAACGCGGCAATCGCGATGAACAAACCGTGGTCTGAAAAACTGCACGACGTGGCAGATGACGTTCACCGCGGCCTGCAGAAACTGCAGCAGATTGAAGAAGAAACCGGCCTGACCATCGAGCAGGTTAAAGATATCAACCGTCGCATGTCCATTGGTGAAGCGAAAGCCCGCCGTGCGAAAAAAGAGATGGTTGAAGCGAACTTACGTCTGGTTATCTCTATCGCCAAAAAGTACACCAACCGTGGTCTGCAGTTCCTGGATCTGATTCAGGAAGGTAACATCGGTCTGATGAAAGCGGTTGATAAGTTTGAATACCGTCGTGGTTACAAGTTCTCCACCTATGCAACCTGGTGGATCCGTCAGGCGATCACCCGTTCGATCGCGGATCAGGCGCGTACCATCCGTATCCCGGTACATATGATTGAGACCATCAACAAGCTCAACCGTATCTCCCGTCAGATGCTGCAGGAGATGGGCCGCGAGCCGACGCCGGAAGAACTGGCTGAACGCATGCTAATGCCGGAAGACAAGATCCGTAAAGTGCTGAAGATCGCTAAAGAGCCTATCTCCATGGAAACGCCGATCGGCGACGATGAAGATTCGCATCTGGGTGATTTCATCGAGGATACCACCCTCGAGCTGCCGCTGGACTCTGCGACCACCGAGAGTCTGCGTGCTGCAACGCACGACGTGCTGGCTGGCCTGACCGCCCGTGAAGCGAAAGTTCTGCGTATGCGTTTCGGTATCGATATGAATACCGACCACACGCTGGAAGAAGTGGGTAAACAGTTCGACGTTACCCGTGAACGTATCCGTCAGATCGAAGCAAAGGCGCTGCGTAAACTGCGTCACCCGAGCCGCTCTGAAGTACTGCGTAGCTTCCTCGACGATTAA
- the mug gene encoding G/U mismatch-specific DNA glycosylase — MVKDILAPGLRVVFCGINPGLSSAGTGFPFAHPANRFWKVIHQAGFTDRQLKPEEAQHLLDFRCGVTKFVDRPTVQANEVKLQEMRSGGRLLIEKIEEYQPAALAILGKQAFEQGLSQRGAQWGKQTLTIGATQIWVLPNPSGLSRITLDKLVEAYREVNDALLRRGL; from the coding sequence ATGGTTAAGGACATACTGGCGCCGGGGCTACGGGTGGTGTTTTGCGGCATTAACCCAGGGCTGTCTTCCGCAGGTACAGGATTCCCCTTTGCACACCCCGCTAATCGCTTCTGGAAGGTCATCCATCAGGCGGGATTTACCGATCGTCAGCTAAAACCTGAAGAGGCACAGCACCTGCTGGACTTCCGCTGCGGCGTGACTAAATTTGTCGACAGACCAACGGTGCAAGCCAATGAGGTGAAGCTGCAGGAGATGCGTAGCGGCGGTCGTCTGCTCATTGAGAAAATTGAGGAGTATCAGCCTGCGGCGCTCGCTATCCTTGGCAAGCAGGCATTTGAGCAGGGTCTTAGCCAGCGTGGGGCGCAGTGGGGGAAACAGACGTTGACCATTGGCGCGACGCAAATATGGGTATTGCCGAATCCCAGCGGGTTAAGCCGGATCACGCTGGATAAACTGGTGGAGGCGTATCGGGAAGTGAATGACGCCTTGCTCAGGCGAGGACTATAA
- a CDS encoding DNA-binding transcriptional regulator: MFHCPKCQHAAHARTSRYLSENTKERYHQCTNINCSCTFVTMESVERFIVTPGTIIPAPPHPSVSGQRPLWL, translated from the coding sequence ATGTTCCATTGTCCAAAATGCCAGCATGCAGCGCATGCTCGTACCAGTCGCTATCTTAGCGAGAATACTAAAGAGCGTTACCATCAATGTACGAATATTAATTGCAGTTGCACATTCGTAACGATGGAGTCTGTAGAACGTTTTATCGTTACACCGGGAACAATAATTCCGGCGCCACCTCACCCGTCGGTGAGTGGTCAGCGGCCATTGTGGCTCTGA
- a CDS encoding phage late control D family protein: MLNIITGAGATLTPDFMLTLESKDITGNISDRLINLSMTDNRGFEADQLDIELDDSDGLVALPIRGAVLSLYLGWKGFALVGKGRFTVDEVEHRGAPDTVTIRARSADFRGTLNSRREESWHDTTLGAIVSAIAARNKLTASVADSLAGIKIPHIDQSQESDAVFLTRLAERNGGAVSVKAGKLLMLKAGSGTTASGKAIPQITIQRSDGDRHQFAIADRGAYTGVIAKWLHTKDPKPAKQKQAVKLKRKPKEQHLRALQHPKAKVVSSKTAAKKKKEQEAREGEYMAGEADNVFALTTIYATKAQAMRAAQAKWDKLQRGVAEFSIMLANGREDIYPEMPVRVSGFKSVIDDQSWIISKVTHNLGGNGFTTAVDLEVMLSGIEYESEENGSQMVNN; the protein is encoded by the coding sequence ATGCTGAATATTATCACCGGCGCGGGGGCCACACTGACGCCCGATTTTATGCTGACACTGGAAAGCAAAGATATCACCGGCAATATCAGCGACCGGCTGATTAATCTCTCGATGACGGATAACCGGGGCTTTGAAGCTGACCAGCTCGACATTGAGCTCGATGATTCTGACGGGCTTGTCGCGCTGCCGATTCGCGGCGCGGTGCTGTCACTGTATCTCGGCTGGAAAGGTTTCGCGCTCGTTGGTAAGGGGCGATTTACTGTCGATGAGGTGGAGCACCGGGGGGCGCCAGATACGGTGACCATTCGCGCCCGTAGCGCTGATTTTCGCGGAACGCTCAATTCACGCCGCGAGGAATCATGGCACGACACCACGCTCGGCGCTATTGTCAGCGCGATAGCCGCCCGGAATAAATTAACGGCCAGCGTCGCGGATTCTCTTGCCGGGATAAAAATTCCGCATATCGACCAGTCGCAGGAATCCGACGCTGTTTTCCTGACTCGCCTCGCGGAACGCAACGGCGGCGCGGTATCGGTCAAAGCGGGTAAATTGTTGATGCTCAAAGCGGGAAGTGGTACGACGGCCAGCGGAAAAGCTATCCCTCAGATTACCATTCAGCGCAGTGACGGCGACCGGCATCAGTTTGCTATTGCTGACCGTGGCGCTTACACCGGCGTAATAGCTAAATGGCTGCACACCAAAGACCCAAAACCGGCGAAACAAAAGCAAGCGGTGAAGCTGAAGCGCAAGCCCAAAGAGCAGCACCTCCGGGCGCTACAGCACCCGAAAGCAAAAGTCGTGAGCAGTAAAACCGCAGCGAAAAAGAAGAAAGAGCAGGAAGCCCGCGAGGGTGAATATATGGCCGGTGAGGCTGACAACGTTTTCGCACTGACGACCATTTACGCGACAAAGGCGCAAGCGATGCGCGCGGCTCAGGCGAAGTGGGATAAATTACAGCGCGGCGTTGCGGAGTTCTCAATCATGCTGGCAAATGGTCGGGAAGATATTTATCCCGAAATGCCGGTCAGGGTCTCGGGCTTCAAAAGCGTCATAGACGACCAGTCATGGATAATCAGTAAGGTGACCCATAATCTCGGCGGGAATGGCTTCACGACGGCTGTAGATCTCGAGGTTATGCTTTCTGGCATAGAATATGAGTCGGAAGAAAATGGTTCTCAAATGGTGAATAACTGA
- a CDS encoding phage tail protein codes for MMLALGMFVFMRQTLPYQSMQRSADYSWASNSRIGKRDAFQYLGEGEDKITLSGDLYPELTGGKFSMLTLYAMAEQGRAWPLISGSGWIYGMFIVSNVSETGTVFFEDGSPRKISFTLSLTRVDESLTAVYGDIGKQAESLVGKAGDLLSKVGA; via the coding sequence ATGATGCTGGCATTAGGTATGTTTGTTTTTATGCGTCAGACGTTGCCCTATCAGAGTATGCAGCGCAGCGCGGATTATAGCTGGGCGTCAAACTCCCGCATCGGGAAACGTGATGCTTTTCAGTATCTCGGTGAAGGAGAGGACAAAATCACCCTGAGCGGTGACCTGTATCCTGAGCTGACCGGCGGCAAGTTTTCGATGCTGACGCTTTATGCGATGGCCGAGCAGGGACGAGCATGGCCGCTTATTTCTGGCTCGGGCTGGATTTACGGGATGTTTATTGTCAGCAATGTCTCGGAGACCGGCACGGTATTTTTTGAGGACGGGTCGCCACGAAAAATCAGCTTTACTCTGTCACTGACCCGTGTCGATGAGTCGCTCACGGCGGTCTATGGCGATATCGGAAAACAGGCCGAGAGTCTGGTCGGTAAAGCGGGTGATCTGCTGTCTAAGGTGGGGGCTTAA
- a CDS encoding phage tail tape measure protein — translation MSNNLKLEVLLKAVDQATRPFKAIQTASKSLSGDLRMTQQSLRDLNGQASKIDGFRKTSAQLAVTGQSLEKAKQEAEALAVQFKNTERPTAAQARVLESAKRAADGLQTKYNSLTQSVKRQQAELGKAGINTRNLTNDENRLKNNISETTAQLNRQREALARVSAQQAKLRAVQKRYQAGKALAGNAASMGAAGVGMATTGTLAGVALMKPGYDFAQKNSELQAVLGVEKDSADMVALRKQARQLGDNTAASADDAAGAQIIIAKAGGDTAAIQAATPVTLDMALANRRTMEENAGLLMGMRSAFQLSNDKVAHIGDVLSMTMNKTAADFDGLSDALTYAAPVAKNAGVSIEETAAMVGALHDAKITGSMAGTGSRAVLSRLQAPTGKAYDAIKELGVKTADGKGNTRPIFTILKEMQRSFEKNNLGTGQRAEYMKTIFGEEASSAAAVLMTAASNGKLDQLTATLKASDGKTAELVKVMQDNLGGDFKEFQSAYEAVGTDLFDQQESSLRKLVQTATGYVLKLDGWIQKNKSLATTLGVISAAAIGVVGVIGAIGLVAWPVIIGINAIIAAAGALGAVFTTISGGVIAAIGAITWPVVAVAAVVVAGALLIRKYWEPVSAFFGGVIEGLMSAFAPVGEMFAPLAPVFDGLSEKLRGVWQWFKDLIAPVKATQDTLNSCRNVGVMFGQALADALLMPLNAFNKLRSGIDWVLEKLGIINKESSSLDQTAAKASAATQSGYSPAISSYNSYQPVTAPAGKTYIDQSRPTYQINVPGNGMPGGRLGNDLQDALEKYEREKRAKARASMMHD, via the coding sequence ATGAGTAATAACCTCAAACTCGAAGTGCTGCTGAAAGCTGTCGACCAGGCGACACGACCCTTTAAAGCGATCCAGACGGCGAGTAAATCGCTGTCTGGTGATCTCCGCATGACTCAGCAATCCCTGCGTGATTTGAATGGTCAGGCATCGAAAATAGACGGTTTTCGTAAAACCAGTGCGCAACTGGCGGTAACCGGCCAGTCACTGGAAAAAGCAAAACAGGAAGCTGAAGCGCTGGCGGTGCAGTTTAAAAACACGGAACGGCCAACAGCGGCACAGGCCAGAGTGCTGGAGTCAGCGAAACGCGCGGCTGATGGGTTGCAGACGAAATATAACAGCCTCACGCAGTCTGTTAAGCGGCAACAGGCGGAGCTCGGTAAAGCGGGGATTAATACCCGCAACCTGACGAATGATGAAAATCGCCTGAAAAATAATATCAGCGAAACGACCGCACAGCTTAACCGCCAGCGTGAAGCACTGGCGCGCGTCAGCGCGCAACAGGCGAAACTGAGAGCAGTACAAAAACGCTATCAGGCAGGGAAGGCTCTGGCAGGGAATGCCGCCTCGATGGGCGCTGCCGGGGTAGGTATGGCAACAACAGGTACTCTCGCCGGTGTTGCACTAATGAAACCCGGTTATGATTTTGCTCAGAAAAACTCTGAGCTTCAGGCTGTTCTCGGCGTCGAAAAAGATTCAGCTGATATGGTGGCTCTTCGCAAACAGGCGCGTCAACTCGGTGATAACACAGCCGCGTCGGCTGATGATGCTGCCGGTGCTCAGATTATTATTGCAAAAGCCGGTGGTGATACCGCTGCTATTCAGGCGGCTACGCCAGTGACGCTTGATATGGCGCTCGCAAACCGTCGAACGATGGAAGAGAACGCCGGGTTATTGATGGGGATGCGCTCTGCATTCCAGCTCTCAAACGATAAGGTCGCCCATATCGGTGATGTTCTGTCGATGACGATGAACAAAACCGCCGCCGACTTTGACGGCCTGAGTGATGCGCTGACCTATGCCGCGCCGGTGGCGAAAAATGCCGGGGTCAGTATCGAAGAAACAGCCGCAATGGTCGGCGCACTGCATGACGCCAAAATTACAGGTTCGATGGCGGGTACGGGGAGCCGCGCTGTGTTAAGTCGCCTACAGGCTCCTACGGGAAAAGCGTATGACGCTATTAAAGAGCTCGGCGTAAAAACGGCTGATGGTAAGGGGAACACGCGCCCAATATTTACCATCCTGAAAGAAATGCAGCGGAGCTTTGAGAAAAATAATCTCGGTACCGGTCAGCGCGCTGAATACATGAAAACCATATTCGGTGAAGAGGCAAGCTCAGCTGCTGCTGTATTAATGACTGCAGCCTCAAACGGTAAGCTGGACCAGCTTACCGCCACGCTTAAAGCATCTGACGGTAAAACGGCTGAGCTTGTCAAGGTCATGCAGGACAACCTCGGCGGCGACTTTAAAGAGTTCCAGTCAGCTTATGAGGCGGTCGGAACAGACCTGTTTGACCAGCAAGAGTCATCCTTGCGTAAGCTGGTACAAACGGCGACCGGGTATGTTTTAAAACTTGATGGCTGGATACAAAAAAATAAATCACTGGCGACGACGCTTGGGGTTATTTCAGCGGCGGCTATCGGTGTTGTGGGGGTTATAGGGGCAATCGGCCTTGTTGCGTGGCCGGTTATTATCGGTATTAACGCCATCATCGCTGCTGCTGGCGCACTTGGTGCTGTCTTTACGACAATCAGTGGCGGGGTTATCGCCGCTATCGGTGCGATTACATGGCCGGTCGTGGCCGTTGCGGCGGTGGTTGTCGCTGGCGCGCTGCTTATTCGCAAATACTGGGAGCCTGTCAGCGCCTTTTTCGGTGGTGTTATCGAGGGGCTGATGAGCGCCTTTGCGCCGGTCGGGGAAATGTTCGCGCCGCTGGCACCCGTCTTTGACGGCCTCAGCGAGAAACTTCGCGGTGTCTGGCAGTGGTTTAAAGACCTGATAGCGCCGGTAAAAGCGACTCAGGACACGTTAAACAGTTGCCGTAACGTCGGTGTCATGTTCGGTCAGGCGCTGGCTGATGCTTTGCTGATGCCGCTTAATGCCTTTAACAAGCTGCGAAGCGGGATTGACTGGGTGCTGGAAAAGCTCGGGATTATCAACAAAGAATCCAGCTCGCTTGACCAGACCGCGGCGAAAGCCAGTGCGGCGACGCAGAGCGGTTACAGCCCGGCTATCAGCTCTTACAACAGCTATCAGCCAGTTACGGCACCCGCCGGTAAAACCTACATCGACCAGAGTCGGCCAACCTATCAAATCAACGTGCCGGGCAACGGTATGCCGGGCGGTCGGTTAGGTAATGATTTGCAGGATGCCTTAGAAAAATATGAGCGTGAGAAACGCGCCAAAGCCCGCGCAAGCATGATGCATGACTAA
- a CDS encoding GpE family phage tail protein, with translation MADIAVIFHWSPSDLYPMSLTELVNWREKALQRSGNTNE, from the coding sequence ATGGCTGACATAGCGGTAATTTTTCACTGGTCGCCATCAGACCTTTATCCCATGAGCCTGACCGAGCTCGTCAACTGGCGCGAAAAAGCGCTACAGCGAAGCGGAAACACGAATGAGTAA
- a CDS encoding phage tail assembly protein — translation MEKTNENIVTLIKPIKRGEQVISDVTLLKPCAGTLRGVSLASVANSDVDALIKVLPRMTMPSLTEQEAAALELPDLLSFAGKVVGFLSPSSAA, via the coding sequence ATGGAAAAAACTAACGAAAATATCGTCACTCTGATTAAACCCATCAAGCGCGGCGAGCAGGTAATTTCCGATGTCACCCTGTTAAAGCCGTGTGCCGGAACCCTTCGCGGCGTCAGCCTGGCATCTGTCGCAAACTCTGACGTCGATGCGCTGATTAAAGTTCTGCCACGCATGACCATGCCGTCGCTGACCGAGCAGGAAGCCGCCGCGCTGGAGCTGCCCGACCTGCTGTCGTTTGCCGGTAAGGTGGTCGGTTTTTTGTCACCGAGTTCGGCGGCGTAA
- a CDS encoding phage major tail tube protein, translating into MALPRKLKLMNLFIDGVSYLGVVQSVTLPKLTRKLERYRGGGMNGSASVDLGLDDDALSAEISLGGFPDDAVWSLYAATGTASVPLRFAGSYQRDDTGETVPVEVVLRGRQKEIDLGEAKQGEDTESKISLECSYYKLTLNGKDMVEIDTVNLVEMVNGTDMLEAHRQNIGL; encoded by the coding sequence ATGGCATTACCGCGCAAGCTCAAACTCATGAACCTGTTTATCGACGGGGTGAGTTATCTCGGCGTCGTGCAGTCCGTCACGCTGCCAAAATTAACCCGAAAGCTCGAGAGGTATCGCGGCGGCGGGATGAATGGCTCAGCCTCGGTTGACCTTGGCCTCGATGACGATGCGCTGTCGGCTGAAATCTCGCTCGGCGGTTTTCCTGATGATGCTGTCTGGTCGTTATATGCCGCCACCGGTACGGCCTCCGTGCCGCTACGTTTTGCCGGGTCTTACCAGCGTGATGACACCGGCGAGACCGTGCCGGTTGAGGTTGTTCTCCGTGGCCGTCAGAAAGAAATCGACCTCGGCGAAGCCAAACAGGGCGAAGACACGGAGTCGAAAATCTCGCTCGAGTGCTCGTACTACAAGCTGACCCTCAACGGTAAAGATATGGTCGAAATTGACACCGTGAACCTCGTCGAAATGGTGAACGGTACCGACATGCTCGAGGCACACCGACAGAATATCGGCCTGTAA